The following coding sequences are from one Achromobacter sp. B7 window:
- a CDS encoding LysE/ArgO family amino acid transporter: MTTAFVPGFLLSLGLIVAIGAQNAFVLRQGLRQEYVFAVCLACAVSDAILIATGVAGFGLAVDTLPWLEPAMRYGGALFLFVYALRSLRSAWRTQHDSLAPSATQTAGLGATLATCLAFTWLNPHVYLDTVVLLGSISSQYEGQKVAFALGAMSASFAFFFTLGYGARLLRPLFASPRAWRVLDACVGVAMLAIGLKLVL; encoded by the coding sequence ATGACGACCGCGTTCGTTCCTGGATTTTTGCTCAGCCTGGGCCTGATCGTTGCCATCGGGGCGCAAAACGCTTTCGTCCTGCGACAGGGCCTGCGCCAGGAATATGTGTTTGCCGTGTGCCTGGCCTGCGCCGTGTCCGACGCCATCCTGATTGCGACGGGCGTGGCCGGCTTCGGGCTGGCGGTGGACACGCTGCCCTGGCTGGAGCCGGCCATGCGCTATGGCGGCGCGCTGTTCCTGTTTGTGTACGCGCTGCGCAGCCTGCGGTCGGCGTGGCGCACGCAGCACGACAGCCTGGCGCCGTCGGCCACGCAGACAGCCGGGCTTGGCGCCACGCTGGCCACGTGCCTGGCGTTCACCTGGCTGAACCCACATGTCTACCTGGACACCGTGGTGCTGCTGGGGTCCATATCCAGCCAATACGAAGGGCAGAAAGTCGCTTTCGCGCTGGGCGCCATGTCGGCTTCATTCGCGTTTTTCTTCACGCTGGGTTACGGCGCCCGCCTGCTTCGGCCGCTGTTCGCCAGCCCGCGCGCCTGGCGCGTGCTGGATGCCTGCGTGGGCGTGGCCATGCTGGCGATCGGCTTGAAATTGGTGCTGTAA
- a CDS encoding DNA/RNA non-specific endonuclease, which translates to MTRAKKPAARKKRPAARGNTKSAGRAYRFIRALLVSSLASFGAATYVLKPQWPAQLTPDAILARLGWPAQEKIAPAVIPSGALTHTRFADCPQFFPKGQMPVVPSGAALRELCFTGFAVLHNGQTKTPVFVVERLNRKLLAQAQGMQRTDKFYAEARLPGAERAALDDYKGSGYSRGHMAPAGDMYSKETMAQSFSLANMVPQDQTQNAGSWSRIEQDTRKYVMRAAGDVYVYTGPYYSGKPATIGAGVAVPSHVYKVVYDATTGRSWVHWQANAASAREGAPISYDEFVRRTGIQLLPSGG; encoded by the coding sequence ATGACGCGCGCGAAGAAACCAGCAGCAAGAAAGAAACGCCCCGCCGCCCGGGGCAATACAAAATCCGCCGGCCGAGCCTACCGGTTCATCAGGGCGCTGCTGGTGTCGTCGTTGGCCAGCTTCGGCGCCGCCACCTATGTGCTGAAACCGCAATGGCCCGCGCAACTGACGCCCGACGCCATTCTGGCTCGCCTGGGTTGGCCCGCGCAGGAAAAAATTGCCCCGGCCGTGATTCCGTCGGGCGCGCTGACCCACACGCGGTTTGCCGACTGTCCGCAGTTCTTTCCGAAAGGCCAGATGCCTGTCGTGCCGTCCGGCGCGGCGCTGCGCGAACTGTGCTTTACCGGCTTTGCCGTCTTGCATAACGGTCAAACCAAAACCCCCGTTTTCGTTGTTGAACGCCTGAACCGCAAGCTGCTCGCGCAGGCGCAGGGCATGCAGCGCACCGACAAGTTCTACGCGGAAGCGCGGCTGCCCGGCGCCGAACGCGCCGCGCTGGATGACTACAAGGGGTCGGGCTATTCGCGCGGCCACATGGCGCCGGCCGGCGATATGTATTCCAAGGAAACCATGGCGCAAAGCTTCTCGCTGGCGAACATGGTGCCCCAAGATCAGACACAGAACGCGGGCTCGTGGAGCCGCATCGAGCAGGACACGCGCAAATACGTCATGCGCGCGGCGGGCGACGTGTACGTCTATACCGGCCCCTACTACAGCGGCAAACCGGCGACGATCGGCGCCGGCGTCGCCGTGCCCAGCCACGTCTATAAAGTCGTGTACGACGCCACGACGGGCCGCTCGTGGGTGCACTGGCAGGCCAACGCCGCCAGCGCCAGGGAAGGCGCGCCCATCAGCTACGACGAATTCGTGCGTCGCACCGGCATCCAGCTGCTGCCGTCGGGCGGCTAG
- a CDS encoding zinc-dependent alcohol dehydrogenase, whose protein sequence is MKALCWHGKHDIRYDTVPDPILEHPGDAIIKVSACAICGSDLHLFDGFMPEMKSGDVMGHEFMGEVVEVGSETKRLKVGDRVVIPFTITCGQCDQCRRGNFSVCERTNRNADDAAKMFGHTTAGLFGYTHLTGGYAGGQAEFVRVPWADTTHIPVPPELTDDQVLFLGDILPTGWQAAMQCEIEPTDTVAVWGAGPVGQMAVRSAVLLNARQVICIDDVPERLKMARDGGAITINFEEESVVERLNALTQGKGPDKCIDAVGMESHSASAMGGMYDRVKQAVGAETDRPHVLREMIYVCRPGGVLSVPGVYGGMIDKIPFGASMNKGLTWRMGQTHVQRWTDELLDMIVKGRIDPSFVITHHEHLQAGPDMYKTFRDKQDGCIKVVLKP, encoded by the coding sequence ATGAAAGCACTTTGCTGGCACGGAAAGCACGACATCCGGTACGACACGGTTCCGGATCCGATTCTGGAACATCCCGGCGACGCCATCATCAAGGTCAGCGCCTGCGCCATCTGCGGGTCGGACCTGCACTTGTTCGACGGCTTCATGCCGGAAATGAAATCGGGCGATGTGATGGGGCACGAATTCATGGGCGAGGTCGTCGAAGTGGGTAGCGAGACCAAGCGCCTGAAAGTAGGGGACCGCGTGGTGATTCCATTCACCATCACCTGCGGTCAGTGCGACCAATGCCGACGGGGCAATTTTTCGGTCTGCGAACGCACCAACCGCAATGCCGACGATGCGGCCAAGATGTTCGGTCACACCACGGCCGGGCTGTTCGGCTACACGCACCTGACGGGCGGCTACGCGGGCGGACAAGCGGAATTCGTCCGCGTGCCGTGGGCCGACACCACGCATATTCCCGTACCGCCCGAACTCACCGACGACCAGGTCCTGTTCCTGGGCGACATCCTGCCCACGGGATGGCAGGCCGCGATGCAATGCGAGATCGAGCCCACCGATACCGTTGCGGTGTGGGGCGCGGGGCCGGTGGGCCAGATGGCGGTGCGCAGCGCCGTGCTGCTCAACGCCCGTCAGGTGATCTGCATCGACGATGTGCCCGAGCGGTTGAAGATGGCCAGGGACGGCGGCGCCATTACGATCAACTTCGAGGAAGAAAGCGTGGTGGAACGGCTGAACGCGCTGACGCAGGGCAAGGGGCCGGACAAGTGCATCGACGCGGTGGGCATGGAGTCGCATTCAGCCAGCGCCATGGGCGGCATGTACGACCGCGTGAAGCAGGCGGTGGGCGCCGAGACCGACCGGCCGCACGTGCTGCGTGAAATGATCTACGTATGCCGGCCGGGGGGCGTGTTGTCCGTGCCTGGCGTATACGGCGGCATGATCGACAAGATTCCGTTTGGCGCGTCGATGAACAAGGGGCTGACCTGGCGCATGGGCCAGACGCACGTGCAACGCTGGACGGATGAGTTGCTGGACATGATCGTCAAAGGCCGCATCGATCCGTCATTCGTCATCACGCACCACGAACATCTGCAAGCCGGCCCGGACATGTACAAGACCTTCCGCGACAAGCAGGACGGCTGCATCAAGGTGGTGTTGAAGCCGTAA
- a CDS encoding DUF4142 domain-containing protein, which translates to MTKHVYVAALCGAIMLGAHGVAAAQSAQSAPKPDPADSAASITKLNSEDRGFLTRAAESGYLEVDGSKLALKKSQNAKVKQFAQKMVDDHTRVGQQLQALAKQKGFETPKEPSLVQSAKLKALDLRSDGFDEAYSDEIGVAAHEDAVELFDKATKESNDPDLKRFAADTLPALKRHLQEARALQKAIKGQGQAK; encoded by the coding sequence ATGACCAAGCACGTCTATGTCGCAGCGCTTTGCGGCGCCATCATGTTGGGCGCACATGGCGTGGCCGCCGCGCAATCCGCGCAATCCGCGCCCAAGCCGGACCCCGCCGACTCCGCCGCGTCGATCACCAAGCTCAATAGCGAAGACCGCGGCTTCCTGACCCGGGCGGCGGAATCGGGTTATCTGGAAGTGGACGGCAGCAAACTGGCGTTGAAGAAATCGCAGAACGCAAAGGTCAAACAGTTCGCGCAAAAGATGGTCGACGACCACACCCGCGTGGGGCAGCAATTGCAAGCGCTGGCAAAACAGAAAGGCTTCGAGACGCCGAAGGAGCCCTCGCTGGTGCAAAGCGCCAAGCTCAAGGCGCTGGACCTGCGCAGCGACGGCTTTGATGAGGCGTACAGCGACGAGATCGGGGTGGCCGCGCACGAAGACGCCGTCGAACTCTTCGACAAGGCCACCAAAGAGTCCAACGATCCCGACCTGAAGCGCTTTGCCGCCGACACGCTACCCGCGCTGAAGCGCCATCTGCAAGAAGCGCGCGCACTGCAAAAGGCCATTAAGGGCCAGGGCCAGGCGAAATAG
- a CDS encoding ferritin-like domain-containing protein, translated as MTQKTLQDLFVHELSDIYSAEKQLTRALPKMARAASDPALAEAFTQHLEETRGQVERIDKIIESADFRLKRIKCAAMEGLVEEGRDVIEDVEKGPVRDAALIAAAQKVEHYEIAGYGTLCTFAKQLGLTEALTLLKETLAEEKATDEKLSMLALQQTNAEAAQAGKAK; from the coding sequence ATGACCCAGAAGACTTTGCAGGATCTATTCGTGCATGAACTGTCGGACATCTACAGCGCCGAGAAGCAACTGACGCGGGCGTTGCCGAAGATGGCCCGCGCCGCTTCCGACCCAGCGCTTGCTGAAGCGTTCACCCAGCATCTGGAAGAAACGCGCGGCCAGGTCGAACGCATCGACAAGATCATCGAATCCGCCGACTTCCGCCTCAAGCGCATCAAGTGCGCGGCGATGGAAGGCCTGGTGGAGGAAGGCCGCGACGTGATCGAAGACGTTGAAAAAGGGCCGGTGCGCGATGCTGCGTTGATTGCCGCCGCGCAGAAGGTCGAGCACTACGAAATTGCCGGCTACGGCACGTTGTGCACCTTCGCCAAGCAGTTGGGCCTGACCGAGGCGTTGACGCTGTTAAAGGAAACGTTGGCCGAGGAAAAGGCCACCGACGAAAAGCTCAGCATGCTGGCGCTACAGCAGACCAACGCGGAAGCCGCGCAGGCCGGTAAAGCCAAGTAA
- a CDS encoding SDR family oxidoreductase produces the protein MKILLTGAHGFIGSRLVDALREDDHQLVCLVRTPRPRDLNVPRARYVPADFSRLTRVEDWAPLLSGVDAVINTVGIFRESGSASFANVHDKAAKALFAAARQYGAQVIQFSALGADAEAASGFHISKRAADDALRAAGAPAYIVQPSLVYGVGGSSAALFNQLAVMPVVALPAGGWQRVQPVHINDVVAGVRAMLAQPAPGAVTVAFCGPEPVTVRTYLSMLRGGLGMAGRQWIIPVPSRMASAAARAGSWMPGSLVDADSLAMLNRGNTGNPIAFATLLGRSPVGPASFIAPHEQAPLRADSILRTMLPVMRLCIAAVWLWTAAVSMGLYPIQDSLALLADAGVPHALAPIMLAGAAGLDLVLGVLTLMNLGGRKRWVWLAQMALILGYTAIITVQLPEQWLHPFGPISKNVPMLAVLALLYLCDSRARRP, from the coding sequence ATGAAAATTCTGCTGACCGGTGCGCATGGATTCATCGGCAGCCGGCTGGTAGACGCCCTGCGCGAAGACGACCATCAGCTGGTATGCCTGGTGCGCACGCCACGCCCCCGCGACTTGAACGTGCCGCGAGCAAGATACGTGCCCGCGGACTTTTCTCGGCTGACGCGGGTGGAAGACTGGGCGCCGCTGTTGTCCGGCGTGGATGCCGTTATCAATACGGTCGGAATTTTTCGGGAGTCGGGTTCGGCCAGCTTTGCCAACGTGCACGACAAGGCGGCCAAGGCGCTGTTCGCGGCGGCCCGGCAATACGGCGCGCAGGTCATCCAGTTTTCGGCGCTGGGGGCGGATGCCGAGGCCGCATCGGGCTTTCATATCAGCAAGCGCGCCGCGGACGACGCGTTGCGCGCGGCCGGCGCACCGGCTTACATCGTGCAGCCGTCGCTGGTCTATGGCGTGGGCGGCAGCAGCGCCGCGCTGTTCAACCAGCTTGCCGTCATGCCTGTCGTCGCTTTGCCTGCGGGCGGCTGGCAGCGCGTTCAGCCCGTGCACATCAATGACGTGGTTGCGGGCGTGCGCGCGATGCTGGCGCAGCCGGCGCCCGGTGCGGTCACCGTGGCGTTCTGCGGCCCCGAGCCCGTCACGGTGAGGACCTACCTGTCGATGCTGCGCGGCGGGCTGGGCATGGCGGGAAGGCAGTGGATCATTCCGGTGCCGTCGCGTATGGCGAGCGCCGCGGCCAGGGCCGGCAGCTGGATGCCAGGCTCCTTGGTCGACGCGGACAGCCTGGCCATGTTGAACCGCGGTAATACCGGCAACCCGATCGCCTTCGCCACGCTGCTGGGCCGCAGCCCCGTCGGCCCCGCATCGTTCATAGCGCCGCATGAGCAGGCACCGCTGCGCGCCGACAGCATCCTGCGCACGATGCTGCCCGTGATGCGGCTGTGCATCGCCGCCGTCTGGCTATGGACGGCGGCGGTGTCCATGGGCTTGTACCCCATCCAGGACAGCCTGGCGCTGCTTGCCGACGCCGGCGTGCCCCACGCCCTGGCCCCGATCATGCTGGCGGGCGCGGCGGGCCTGGACCTGGTGCTGGGCGTGTTGACGTTGATGAACCTGGGGGGGCGCAAGCGCTGGGTGTGGCTGGCGCAGATGGCCTTGATACTGGGCTACACCGCCATCATCACCGTGCAATTGCCCGAGCAGTGGCTGCACCCCTTCGGCCCCATTTCGAAAAATGTGCCGATGCTGGCGGTGCTGGCGCTGCTGTATCTATGCGATAGCCGCGCGCGGAGGCCGTGA
- a CDS encoding DUF2269 domain-containing protein, which translates to MEYLWFKLLHILSSTLLFGTGIGSAFYLLCVVLRRDVKVVASVARVVVVADWLFTATTAVIQPLTGWYLAHLMQLPWNTPWLSASLMLYAVAIACWLPVVKLQMLMRDSATASAAAGEPLSPRFMRYFRAWFVLGFPALGAFLGIFWLMVFKPA; encoded by the coding sequence ATGGAATATCTTTGGTTCAAGCTGCTGCACATTCTGTCTTCCACGCTGCTGTTCGGCACGGGCATCGGGTCGGCGTTCTACCTGCTGTGCGTGGTCCTGCGCCGCGACGTCAAGGTGGTGGCCTCGGTGGCGCGCGTGGTGGTCGTGGCCGACTGGCTGTTCACCGCCACCACCGCCGTCATTCAACCGCTGACGGGCTGGTATCTGGCCCACCTGATGCAGTTGCCCTGGAACACGCCGTGGCTGTCCGCCTCGTTGATGCTGTATGCGGTGGCGATCGCTTGCTGGTTGCCGGTCGTGAAGCTGCAAATGCTGATGCGCGACAGCGCGACGGCCTCGGCCGCCGCCGGCGAACCGCTATCGCCCCGGTTCATGCGCTACTTTCGCGCATGGTTCGTGCTGGGCTTTCCGGCGCTGGGCGCGTTCCTGGGGATTTTCTGGCTGATGGTGTTCAAGCCGGCGTAG
- a CDS encoding integrase arm-type DNA-binding domain-containing protein, which yields MTRYPKKGRGHKWTIRELESIPTAWAKDSIADGGGLTGEVRVSNGAAAVAFRYGFKWEGRKAWYYCGNWPTVDLATIRERRDNARELVANGVDPRRQKVADKIEAQRKVDQLICEESQRRAQDLKFKDLYDAWIEEGVRRSDDNAELKRIFGKDVLPVIGDSVLRTMSESDIKKVLREVIGRGANRLAVIIFGAIGQMLGWAEDRQPWRRLLIEGNPAKLVDLDLLLDDEYDPENVRTRVLLDTEIVELAKRFRFGENEYEQAPNKRVAKLPVAAATQHAVWICLSTLTRIGALTKAEKAHVNLPEQTWFIPKENSKGRRRQKQDQIVHLSEFAVRHFEAAMALSDSRYVFPARDGLGPLSAQTVTKQIGDRQTRFKASDRTPLAGRRNDDTLVLADGANGKWTPHDLRRTGATIMQSQGIPENIIDRCQGHVAHTGRNKIRRHYQLYEFADEKRAAWEKLGEYLEQLLPLDLTLPKTRIEKSPKKGRSAKQ from the coding sequence ATGACGCGTTACCCGAAAAAAGGCCGAGGTCACAAATGGACAATTCGAGAGCTTGAATCCATACCGACTGCTTGGGCGAAAGACAGTATCGCAGACGGCGGAGGCCTGACTGGAGAAGTTCGTGTGTCGAATGGAGCCGCGGCGGTGGCATTCCGCTACGGTTTCAAGTGGGAAGGGCGCAAGGCTTGGTACTACTGTGGCAACTGGCCGACTGTCGACTTGGCCACAATCCGAGAACGGCGAGACAACGCTCGGGAACTCGTCGCAAACGGCGTCGATCCTAGGCGCCAAAAAGTCGCCGATAAGATCGAGGCCCAACGCAAGGTCGACCAGCTAATTTGCGAAGAGAGCCAGCGCCGCGCCCAAGACCTAAAGTTCAAGGACCTGTACGACGCCTGGATAGAAGAAGGGGTTCGCCGGTCTGACGACAATGCCGAGCTGAAACGGATTTTTGGCAAGGACGTATTGCCCGTTATCGGCGATTCCGTCCTGCGGACAATGTCCGAGAGTGACATAAAGAAGGTCCTGCGCGAAGTGATTGGACGAGGCGCCAATCGTCTCGCAGTGATAATTTTCGGCGCTATAGGTCAAATGCTTGGATGGGCGGAGGACCGGCAGCCTTGGAGGCGCCTCCTCATCGAAGGAAACCCCGCGAAGCTCGTCGACCTTGATCTGTTGTTGGACGATGAATACGACCCGGAAAATGTGCGTACACGAGTATTGCTAGACACCGAAATCGTGGAGCTAGCAAAACGCTTCAGATTCGGCGAAAACGAGTACGAGCAGGCACCCAACAAACGTGTCGCTAAGTTACCGGTCGCAGCCGCGACCCAACATGCCGTGTGGATATGTCTGAGCACGCTCACACGGATCGGAGCATTGACAAAAGCCGAGAAGGCGCACGTCAACCTTCCTGAACAAACTTGGTTTATACCAAAGGAAAACTCGAAAGGACGCCGCCGGCAGAAGCAAGACCAGATCGTCCACCTTTCAGAATTCGCAGTGCGCCATTTCGAAGCCGCTATGGCACTCTCGGATTCGCGCTACGTCTTTCCAGCTCGAGACGGCCTCGGTCCCCTTTCTGCGCAGACTGTGACGAAGCAAATCGGAGACCGCCAGACACGATTCAAGGCCTCTGACCGAACGCCCCTCGCCGGTCGCCGTAACGACGACACCCTCGTCCTAGCTGACGGAGCGAATGGAAAATGGACGCCTCACGACTTGAGGCGGACGGGCGCGACGATCATGCAATCTCAAGGGATTCCCGAGAACATCATTGACCGCTGTCAGGGTCACGTCGCCCACACGGGACGAAACAAGATTCGGCGCCACTACCAACTTTATGAATTTGCCGACGAAAAGCGCGCCGCGTGGGAAAAACTCGGCGAATATTTGGAGCAGCTTTTACCTTTGGATCTGACGCTCCCAAAGACGCGTATCGAAAAATCGCCGAAAAAGGGACGATCCGCGAAACAGTAG
- a CDS encoding TcpQ domain-containing protein has translation MQVSLLATVISVACILSACGFVPPAPPTPPNSGRILINHADPRTVLPGKSPTALASADIPPIPVPEAPPKLGNPASPASATSPMASNAAAAVPGASSTATPAPAAETTAQATEAGTSRQQVAAAPGPVITVEVASTEPVAEPEIVEPPKQIWRISPQDGTVRQALARWASGANWTFGPDQWELNFDIPIQAPAEFEVASFREATQALSQAVAMGESPIRPCFYGNRVLRMLPFTRSCNRSPATQS, from the coding sequence ATGCAAGTCAGTCTCCTGGCCACCGTCATATCGGTGGCCTGCATCCTTTCGGCCTGCGGATTCGTACCGCCCGCCCCTCCGACCCCCCCGAACTCCGGACGCATCCTGATTAACCATGCGGATCCGCGCACCGTTCTACCGGGTAAATCGCCGACAGCTCTGGCTTCGGCGGACATTCCCCCGATCCCGGTGCCGGAAGCGCCGCCCAAGCTTGGGAATCCAGCGTCCCCCGCCAGCGCCACGTCGCCGATGGCTAGCAATGCAGCGGCTGCTGTTCCTGGCGCCAGCTCCACCGCGACGCCGGCACCGGCTGCCGAGACGACGGCACAGGCCACTGAGGCGGGCACAAGTCGCCAGCAGGTCGCGGCGGCGCCCGGCCCTGTCATCACCGTGGAGGTCGCTTCGACGGAGCCGGTCGCCGAACCGGAAATCGTGGAACCCCCCAAGCAAATTTGGCGCATCAGCCCGCAAGACGGAACGGTCCGTCAAGCGCTCGCGCGTTGGGCGTCGGGCGCCAACTGGACGTTTGGGCCTGACCAGTGGGAACTGAATTTCGACATACCGATACAGGCTCCGGCCGAGTTCGAGGTGGCCTCCTTCCGGGAGGCCACACAGGCGCTGTCCCAGGCGGTCGCGATGGGCGAGTCGCCTATCCGCCCCTGCTTCTACGGCAACCGCGTGCTGCGCATGTTGCCCTTCACCCGCAGCTGCAACCGATCCCCAGCCACGCAATCCTAG
- a CDS encoding type II secretion system protein GspD, with translation MTAYRTVAAALTLAALSGCSALQSTGRVSARADHEGSKGAFAMDAFKGMAGDTDRAKGQVVELPWIAGRPQPLARDVTLPPALRANVNTTLLFENSAADLKTLADRIQLATGILAHVSADALLPAEYFLPRLAVEQGGATASANFAAATADTLVPALVPGIAVDRIAGPVLPQGVARTKMAPLPPGQAPLATVLDSIALRLGVYWRYDEKIGALRFYRTETKSYVVRTPTQAAEESLQRDIKSANSTLADKSTSSSKEEARELAAVVTKVSQFLSRAGVIKSADGAANTIVVTDTKDAQDRIGEFLDAENRQMTRRVRLVFEEITVQRDQLNQGSIDWKILFNSLGRENTASAIGVGPLLDAAKAAGSVGASVGSGPFAGTNIALSALSQLGSIVNHKSIPLLSQNRRPAKYDTRNTFQYIKDLQQTQSTSDSSAPTVTVTQDEKTVGTFLTVVPDAQDDGQVLLTIAYDDTRLIEMKKEPVGSRDDQSFVQQTNIGGQGRVQQVMVRPGEQVVIGGYQQSADSSTRRRLDDKAPMLMGGSDASQEQQLLTVVLVTAIPEEGF, from the coding sequence ATGACTGCATACCGCACTGTAGCGGCCGCACTGACGCTTGCAGCGCTGTCTGGCTGCTCCGCGCTCCAATCGACAGGCCGAGTCAGCGCCCGTGCTGACCACGAAGGCTCAAAGGGCGCTTTCGCTATGGACGCCTTCAAAGGCATGGCAGGCGACACCGACCGGGCCAAAGGCCAGGTCGTCGAACTGCCATGGATCGCAGGCCGGCCCCAACCGCTTGCCCGCGATGTCACCCTGCCGCCGGCGCTGCGCGCCAACGTCAACACGACGCTGCTGTTCGAAAACAGCGCGGCCGACCTCAAAACCCTTGCCGACCGCATCCAACTCGCAACGGGAATCCTGGCCCACGTGTCTGCCGACGCTTTGCTGCCGGCCGAGTATTTCCTTCCGCGCCTGGCGGTCGAACAGGGCGGTGCTACAGCAAGTGCGAACTTTGCTGCCGCGACGGCGGACACGCTGGTTCCAGCCCTTGTACCCGGGATTGCCGTCGACCGTATCGCAGGCCCCGTCCTGCCCCAAGGCGTTGCCCGCACGAAGATGGCCCCCCTGCCCCCGGGCCAAGCGCCCCTCGCCACCGTACTGGACTCGATTGCACTGCGGCTGGGCGTCTACTGGCGCTACGACGAGAAAATCGGCGCGCTTCGCTTCTATCGCACGGAGACGAAAAGCTACGTCGTGCGCACGCCGACCCAGGCGGCTGAAGAGAGCCTTCAGCGCGATATCAAGTCGGCAAATTCGACGCTCGCGGACAAGTCGACCAGCAGTTCCAAGGAAGAGGCCCGCGAGCTCGCGGCGGTCGTCACCAAGGTCAGCCAGTTCCTCAGTCGCGCCGGCGTGATCAAGTCTGCGGACGGCGCGGCCAACACCATCGTCGTCACTGACACAAAGGATGCGCAGGACCGGATAGGCGAATTTCTGGACGCTGAGAACCGCCAGATGACACGGCGCGTGCGGCTCGTTTTCGAAGAAATCACGGTCCAACGCGACCAACTCAACCAAGGAAGCATCGACTGGAAGATTCTGTTCAACAGCCTTGGACGCGAAAACACTGCATCGGCAATTGGCGTCGGCCCCTTGCTCGACGCGGCCAAAGCTGCCGGCAGCGTGGGCGCATCGGTGGGCAGTGGTCCCTTCGCCGGCACGAACATCGCACTGAGCGCGCTATCGCAGCTGGGTTCGATCGTCAATCACAAGAGCATTCCGCTCCTCTCGCAAAACCGCCGACCCGCGAAGTACGACACCCGAAACACCTTTCAGTACATCAAGGATCTGCAACAAACGCAGAGCACGTCCGACAGCTCGGCTCCCACGGTCACGGTTACGCAAGACGAAAAGACGGTCGGCACCTTCCTCACCGTCGTGCCCGATGCGCAGGACGACGGCCAGGTGCTCTTGACGATTGCCTACGACGACACCCGACTCATCGAAATGAAGAAGGAGCCGGTTGGGTCGCGTGATGATCAATCGTTCGTGCAGCAGACCAACATCGGAGGCCAAGGGCGCGTACAGCAGGTAATGGTTCGCCCCGGAGAACAAGTGGTCATTGGCGGATATCAACAGTCTGCCGACAGTTCGACCCGCCGCCGTCTCGACGACAAGGCGCCGATGCTCATGGGCGGGTCTGACGCCTCGCAAGAACAGCAGCTGCTGACAGTGGTGCTGGTAACCGCAATTCCAGAAGAAGGATTCTGA